One genomic region from Dehalobacter restrictus DSM 9455 encodes:
- a CDS encoding Nramp family divalent metal transporter yields the protein MSKEINLVQTSLTLPLPKNTWLEKIKDTLRYLGPAFIVSVAYIDPGNFATNISAGSNFNYNLVWVVLWSNLMAIFLQTLSAKLGIVTGVDLATQCGRVFSRPVNLLLWIIMLFAVIATYMAEFLGSTLGLYLLFGIPLVAAGLITVCLTFVIVYLRRFGQHMVERIIISLVAVIGASYCLELFLAKPDWHAVALHTLVPSLGPESILVAVGMLGATVMPHVIYLHSDLMKARRTSDDLAEAKKHFRMECLDIAFAMNIAFLVNAAMVIIAAAVFFNQGPVDSIEQAHKSLAPLLGSLSSGAFGLALLASGLSSSTVGAMAGECMLKGFIGLDIPVNIRRAITMIPAIILLWLGFNPMKMLIMSQVTLSFALPAAVIPLLLITKRRDIMGEMTNRKITNAAGVVIVSLIVSLNVVLLYLTFSA from the coding sequence ATGAGCAAAGAAATCAACCTTGTTCAAACTTCATTAACATTACCTTTGCCTAAAAATACCTGGCTGGAAAAGATCAAAGACACACTGAGATACCTGGGTCCGGCCTTCATCGTGAGTGTCGCCTATATTGACCCCGGCAATTTTGCCACCAACATCAGCGCAGGTTCCAATTTCAATTACAATCTTGTTTGGGTTGTCTTATGGAGCAACCTGATGGCGATTTTCTTGCAAACACTGTCGGCGAAGCTCGGCATTGTTACCGGTGTTGATCTGGCTACGCAGTGCGGACGTGTTTTCTCCAGGCCGGTAAATCTTTTACTTTGGATCATCATGCTGTTTGCCGTCATCGCAACGTATATGGCAGAGTTCCTGGGCTCGACGCTTGGCCTGTACCTACTTTTCGGCATACCGCTCGTGGCAGCAGGTCTGATAACCGTATGTCTGACCTTCGTCATTGTTTATTTGCGGCGTTTCGGCCAGCATATGGTTGAAAGAATTATCATCAGTCTGGTGGCCGTCATCGGGGCCTCGTATTGTCTCGAGCTGTTCTTGGCTAAACCGGATTGGCACGCGGTCGCTTTGCACACCTTGGTTCCTAGCCTAGGTCCCGAAAGCATTCTGGTTGCCGTCGGCATGTTGGGCGCGACCGTTATGCCGCACGTCATTTATCTCCATTCGGACTTGATGAAAGCAAGACGTACTTCCGATGATTTGGCCGAAGCAAAAAAGCATTTCCGAATGGAATGCTTGGATATCGCCTTTGCTATGAACATCGCGTTTCTGGTCAACGCTGCAATGGTTATTATCGCTGCAGCCGTTTTTTTTAACCAGGGTCCCGTCGATTCCATTGAACAGGCACACAAGTCCCTGGCGCCGCTACTTGGCAGTTTATCCAGCGGTGCTTTTGGCCTGGCGCTGCTTGCTTCAGGCCTTTCCTCATCCACCGTTGGCGCTATGGCCGGAGAATGTATGCTGAAAGGGTTCATCGGTCTGGATATTCCGGTCAATATCCGGCGGGCAATTACTATGATTCCGGCCATCATTCTCCTGTGGCTTGGCTTTAACCCGATGAAGATGCTGATTATGAGCCAGGTTACCTTAAGCTTTGCGCTGCCGGCAGCGGTCATTCCGCTGCTTCTGATCACCAAACGCCGGGACATTATGGGTGAAATGACAAACCGTAAAATCACCAATGCTGCCGGTGTGGTAATCGTAAGTCTTATTGTCTCGCTGAATGTTGTTCTGTTATATTTAACTTTCTCCGCTTAA
- a CDS encoding metal-dependent transcriptional regulator, whose protein sequence is MLSPSLEDYLEEIYRFSLSLDEVRVTDISNRLQVALPSVTKALYRLRDSDYIKYEPYGEIKLTDKGKEYGFYLVARNQLLQEFLSLICSKCNIAAEAEAMEHYLSIASIDAIKTLVEFMKSNTSWKQDFDDFVLRHTREK, encoded by the coding sequence ATGCTTTCACCGAGCCTGGAAGATTATTTGGAGGAAATTTATCGCTTTTCGCTGTCACTTGATGAAGTTCGAGTCACGGATATAAGTAATAGGCTTCAGGTCGCTTTGCCTTCCGTAACGAAAGCTCTCTACAGACTGCGAGACTCTGACTATATAAAGTACGAACCGTATGGCGAAATCAAGCTTACGGATAAAGGAAAAGAGTATGGGTTTTACCTGGTTGCCAGGAATCAGCTGCTGCAGGAATTTCTTTCGCTGATATGTAGCAAATGCAATATTGCTGCTGAGGCTGAAGCGATGGAACACTACCTTTCAATTGCATCGATTGATGCGATAAAAACGCTGGTGGAGTTCATGAAAAGCAATACGTCCTGGAAACAGGATTTTGACGACTTTGTTCTGCGTCATACAAGGGAGAAATAA